The following are encoded together in the Robertmurraya sp. FSL R5-0851 genome:
- a CDS encoding CtsR family transcriptional regulator, which translates to MRNISDIIEQYLKEVLDMSERELVEIKRSEIADKFQCVPSQINYVINTRFTIEKGYVVESKRGGGGYIRIMKVQSHDNAHLIDQLLTVISSRVSQSSAEHVIFRLVEEDVISTREAKIMLSVIDRSVLYIDLPYRDELRSRMLKAMLTTLKYK; encoded by the coding sequence GTGAGGAACATCTCCGATATCATTGAGCAGTACTTAAAGGAAGTACTCGATATGAGTGAAAGAGAACTCGTTGAAATTAAGCGTAGTGAAATAGCCGATAAGTTTCAGTGTGTACCATCACAAATCAACTACGTAATTAACACACGATTTACCATTGAAAAAGGGTATGTTGTAGAAAGTAAACGAGGTGGTGGTGGATATATTCGAATTATGAAAGTTCAATCACACGATAACGCTCACCTTATTGACCAGCTGCTAACTGTGATCTCTTCTAGAGTGTCACAAAGTAGTGCAGAGCATGTGATTTTTAGGCTCGTTGAGGAAGATGTGATCTCAACGAGAGAAGCAAAAATTATGCTCAGTGTCATTGATCGCTCCGTCCTGTATATTGACTTACCATATCGTGATGAACTTCGTTCGAGAATGCTAAAGGCTATGTTAACAACATTGAAATATAAATAA
- a CDS encoding UvrB/UvrC motif-containing protein produces the protein MICQECNERPATLHFTKINNGKKTEFHLCEVCAQEKGEHFVVTNTSGFSINNLLAGLLNFDHKYQLAQQKASLYEQQQVLQCESCSMTYKQFSQVGRFGCAQCYETFKDQLQPILRRLHSGNSTHNGKIPKRIGGNIHYKKKMEELKVDLKSAIENEEFEQAAIVRDEIREIEKLLRSEIEGEE, from the coding sequence ATGATTTGTCAGGAGTGTAATGAAAGGCCAGCTACACTTCATTTTACAAAGATTAACAATGGTAAGAAAACTGAGTTCCACTTATGTGAGGTGTGTGCCCAAGAAAAAGGAGAGCACTTTGTAGTCACTAATACTTCTGGTTTTTCCATTAATAATCTATTGGCTGGACTATTAAACTTCGATCATAAATATCAGCTTGCTCAACAAAAAGCTTCACTTTATGAGCAACAACAAGTATTGCAATGTGAAAGCTGTTCGATGACATATAAGCAATTCAGTCAAGTCGGGCGGTTTGGGTGTGCACAGTGCTATGAGACGTTTAAGGATCAACTTCAACCGATACTACGACGGCTCCATAGTGGAAACTCCACACATAACGGAAAGATACCTAAGCGTATAGGTGGCAACATTCACTACAAAAAGAAAATGGAAGAACTAAAGGTTGATTTGAAGTCTGCAATAGAAAATGAAGAGTTTGAACAAGCAGCCATTGTAAGGGACGAAATAAGAGAAATTGAAAAACTGTTACGCAGTGAAATTGAAGGAGAGGAATAG
- a CDS encoding protein arginine kinase, giving the protein MSLEKFINQAISSWMSAEGPDSDIVLSSRIRLARNINEYKFPTLFSNEEAQEVIQTMEKALLNHSIPNLSPLELLRMEELQPIQKRVLMEKHLISPHLVENSTLGACLLSENEEVCIMVNEEDHIRIQCLYPGFQVSEALTLADRIDDELEEHINYAFDEQVGYLTSCPTNVGTGMRASVMMHLPGLTLTQQMNRIIPAINQLGLVVRGIYGEGSEALGNIFQISNQITLGKSEEDIVEDLKGVVTQLIAQERSARGALAKTSNIQLEDRVFRSLGVLTHSRIIETKEAASCLSDVRLGIDMGYIENISKNILNELMILTQPGFLQQYAGGPLRPNERDIRRASLIRERIKMEN; this is encoded by the coding sequence ATGTCTCTTGAAAAATTTATTAATCAAGCCATAAGCTCATGGATGAGTGCAGAAGGGCCTGATTCAGACATTGTTCTAAGTTCTCGAATTCGGCTCGCGCGGAATATAAATGAGTATAAGTTCCCAACCCTCTTCTCTAATGAAGAAGCACAAGAGGTTATTCAGACAATGGAGAAGGCATTATTAAATCATTCCATTCCTAACCTAAGTCCATTAGAACTTCTAAGAATGGAAGAACTTCAGCCAATACAAAAACGAGTATTAATGGAGAAGCATTTAATCAGTCCTCATCTAGTTGAAAACTCTACTTTAGGTGCCTGTCTTTTATCAGAAAATGAAGAAGTTTGCATTATGGTTAATGAAGAAGACCATATTCGAATTCAATGCTTATACCCTGGATTCCAGGTAAGCGAGGCGTTGACTCTGGCTGATCGAATTGATGATGAATTAGAAGAGCATATCAATTATGCATTTGATGAACAGGTAGGATACTTAACGAGCTGTCCGACAAATGTGGGAACAGGGATGCGCGCTTCTGTAATGATGCATCTACCAGGTTTGACATTAACGCAACAAATGAATCGTATTATTCCAGCCATCAATCAACTGGGCCTCGTCGTCAGAGGCATATATGGAGAGGGTAGTGAGGCGTTAGGCAACATCTTTCAAATATCAAATCAGATCACGTTAGGTAAATCTGAAGAGGATATTGTTGAAGACTTAAAGGGAGTTGTCACCCAACTAATTGCCCAGGAAAGGTCAGCACGTGGGGCATTAGCAAAGACTTCTAACATACAATTAGAAGATAGAGTTTTTCGCTCCCTAGGTGTTCTAACACATAGTAGAATCATTGAAACAAAGGAAGCAGCCAGCTGTTTGTCTGATGTAAGATTAGGGATTGATATGGGCTATATTGAAAACATATCAAAAAATATATTGAATGAATTAATGATATTAACACAGCCAGGATTTCTCCAGCAATATGCGGGAGGACCACTAAGACCCAACGAGCGTGATATTCGTCGCGCCTCTTTAATAAGGGAAAGAATAAAAATGGAAAATTAA
- the clpC gene encoding ATP-dependent protease ATP-binding subunit ClpC: MMFGRFTERAQKVLALAQEEAIRLGHNNIGTEHILLGLVREGEGIAAKALYALGLGSEKIQKEVENLIGRGQDASQTIHYTPRAKKVIELSMDEARKLGHSYVGTEHILLGLIREGEGVAARVLNNLGVSLNKARQQVLQLLGSSESSNHQGGTAASANTPTLDSLARDLTAIAREGSLDPVIGRSKEIQRVIEVLSRRTKNNPVLIGEPGVGKTAIAEGLAQQIVNNEVPETLRDKRVMTLDMGTVVAGTKYRGEFEDRLKKVMDEIRQAGNIILFIDELHTLIGAGGAEGAIDASNILKPSLARGELQCIGATTLDEYRKYIEKDAALERRFQPIMVDEPTADESVQILKGLRDRYEAHHRVSITDEAIEAAVKLSDRYISDRFLPDKAIDLIDEAGSKVRLRSYTTPPNLKELEAKLEEVRKEKDAAVQSQEFEKAASLRDSEQRLREQLEETKKTWKEKQGKENSEVTVDDIATVVASWTGIPVSRLAQTETDKLLKLEEILHSRLIGQEEAVKAISKAVRRARAGLKDPKRPIGSFIFLGPTGVGKTELARALAEAMFGDEDAMIRVDMSEYMEKHSTSRLVGSPPGYVGYDEGGQLTEKVRRKPYSVILLDEIEKAHPDVFNILLQVLEDGRLTDSKGRSVDFRNTVVIMTSNVGAEALKRNKYVGFNIQDGEQDFKDMKGKVMEELKKAFRPEFLNRIDEIIVFHSLEKKHLKQIVTLMSDQLIKRLNEQDITLELTDAAKEKISEEGYDPEYGARPLRRAIQKHIEDRLSEELLRGTVLTGQKVVIDYVDGDFAVRAGEPIHK; the protein is encoded by the coding sequence ATGATGTTTGGACGTTTTACAGAGAGAGCTCAAAAGGTACTTGCACTAGCGCAGGAAGAAGCTATTCGTTTAGGTCATAACAATATTGGAACAGAGCATATTTTACTTGGATTGGTAAGAGAAGGCGAAGGTATCGCAGCAAAAGCATTATATGCTTTAGGATTAGGATCAGAGAAAATACAAAAAGAAGTAGAAAATCTGATTGGTAGGGGGCAAGATGCTTCTCAGACCATTCACTATACACCACGAGCAAAAAAGGTGATTGAACTTTCCATGGATGAAGCAAGAAAGCTTGGCCATTCATATGTAGGAACAGAGCATATATTGCTTGGTCTTATTCGTGAAGGTGAAGGGGTAGCAGCGAGGGTATTAAACAATTTAGGCGTAAGCTTAAACAAAGCAAGACAGCAAGTGCTTCAACTGTTAGGTAGCAGTGAGTCAAGCAATCACCAAGGTGGTACGGCAGCTAGTGCGAATACACCTACCTTAGATAGCTTAGCACGTGACTTAACAGCTATTGCTAGAGAAGGAAGTCTTGATCCTGTTATTGGTAGAAGCAAAGAAATTCAACGTGTGATCGAGGTATTAAGCCGACGTACGAAAAATAACCCAGTGTTAATTGGGGAGCCTGGAGTAGGGAAAACGGCTATTGCTGAAGGTTTGGCTCAACAAATTGTAAATAATGAGGTTCCTGAAACATTAAGAGATAAGCGTGTTATGACGCTTGATATGGGTACGGTTGTAGCGGGTACAAAGTATCGAGGTGAGTTTGAGGACCGTTTAAAGAAAGTAATGGATGAGATCCGTCAGGCAGGAAATATCATTTTATTCATCGATGAGTTGCATACACTTATCGGTGCTGGTGGAGCAGAAGGTGCGATTGATGCTTCAAATATCTTAAAGCCTTCATTAGCTCGTGGAGAACTTCAATGTATTGGGGCAACAACCCTTGATGAGTACCGTAAATATATTGAAAAGGATGCCGCTTTAGAAAGACGTTTCCAGCCAATCATGGTAGATGAACCAACAGCGGATGAATCTGTACAAATTTTAAAAGGATTGAGAGATCGTTACGAAGCACATCATAGAGTGTCCATTACGGATGAAGCGATTGAGGCAGCTGTAAAATTGTCAGACCGTTATATTTCGGATCGCTTCCTTCCTGATAAGGCCATTGATTTAATTGATGAAGCAGGATCAAAAGTAAGATTGCGTTCTTACACGACTCCTCCAAACTTAAAGGAGCTTGAAGCCAAGCTTGAAGAAGTTCGCAAGGAAAAGGATGCTGCAGTTCAAAGTCAAGAATTTGAAAAGGCTGCATCTTTACGAGATTCAGAGCAAAGACTTCGTGAACAACTTGAGGAGACAAAGAAAACCTGGAAAGAGAAGCAAGGGAAAGAGAACTCAGAGGTTACGGTCGATGATATTGCTACGGTTGTGGCAAGTTGGACGGGAATTCCTGTTTCACGACTGGCACAAACAGAAACAGATAAGTTATTAAAGCTTGAAGAAATTCTTCATTCTCGTTTAATCGGCCAAGAGGAAGCTGTAAAGGCAATTTCAAAGGCTGTCCGTCGTGCTCGTGCTGGTTTGAAAGATCCAAAGCGCCCTATCGGCTCGTTTATTTTCCTTGGTCCAACAGGTGTTGGTAAAACCGAGCTTGCACGTGCATTAGCAGAAGCGATGTTTGGCGATGAGGACGCAATGATTCGCGTTGATATGTCAGAGTATATGGAAAAACATTCGACTTCCAGACTAGTAGGTTCTCCTCCAGGTTATGTAGGATACGATGAAGGTGGACAATTGACAGAAAAGGTAAGAAGAAAGCCTTACTCTGTTATTTTATTAGATGAAATTGAAAAAGCTCATCCAGATGTATTTAATATTTTGCTCCAAGTACTTGAAGATGGACGTTTAACGGACTCAAAAGGAAGAAGTGTTGACTTCCGAAATACAGTTGTAATTATGACATCTAACGTTGGAGCAGAAGCGTTAAAGCGTAATAAGTATGTTGGATTTAACATTCAAGATGGAGAGCAGGACTTTAAAGATATGAAGGGCAAGGTAATGGAAGAGCTGAAAAAGGCATTCCGTCCAGAGTTCCTAAACCGTATCGATGAGATTATTGTTTTCCATTCATTAGAGAAGAAGCACTTGAAACAGATCGTAACTTTAATGTCTGATCAGCTAATTAAGAGATTAAATGAACAGGATATTACATTAGAGCTAACCGATGCTGCAAAAGAGAAAATTTCTGAAGAAGGATACGACCCTGAATACGGTGCTCGACCTTTAAGAAGAGCGATTCAGAAGCATATTGAAGACCGTCTATCAGAAGAGTTATTAAGAGGTACGGTACTGACAGGACAAAAGGTTGTCATTGATTATGTGGATGGTGATTTTGCTGTTAGGGCAGGAGAACCTATTCATAAATAA
- the radA gene encoding DNA repair protein RadA codes for MAKVKTKFMCNDCGYESPKWMGKCPGCGQWNTMVEEIEKKVSNHRATFAHSVGSTTMSKATPITSIETMTEPRIQTDLVELNRVLGGGIVKGSLVLIGGDPGIGKSTLLLQVSSQLAKKQHSVLYISGEESMRQTKLRADRLGVTSENLLVYSETDLEEISRTIEKENPSFVIVDSIQTIFHPQVTSAPGSVSQVRECTAELMRIGKTKGIAIFIVGHVTKEGSIAGPRLLEHMVDTVLYFEGERHHTYRIVRAVKNRFGSTNEMGIFEMKEFGLEEVHNPSEIFLEERSQGAAGSTVVASMEGTRPVLVEIQALISPTSFGNPRRMATGIDHNRVSLLMAVLEKRVGLLLQNQDAYLKVAGGVKLDEPAIDLAVAISIASSFRDKPTRPTDCIIGEVGLTGEIRRVSRIEQRVQEAAKLGFERVIIPANNIGGWSAPKGIQLIGVSTVADALKATFE; via the coding sequence TTGGCAAAAGTAAAAACAAAATTTATGTGTAATGATTGCGGCTATGAATCTCCCAAATGGATGGGGAAATGCCCAGGGTGTGGACAATGGAATACGATGGTGGAAGAGATAGAAAAAAAGGTATCTAATCACCGTGCAACCTTTGCTCATTCAGTAGGTTCAACAACCATGTCTAAAGCAACACCAATTACCTCTATTGAAACGATGACAGAGCCCCGTATACAAACGGACTTGGTTGAGTTAAATCGTGTGTTAGGTGGCGGAATCGTTAAGGGCTCCCTTGTGTTAATAGGCGGTGATCCTGGAATTGGGAAGTCCACTCTGCTTCTGCAGGTTTCCTCTCAACTGGCAAAAAAGCAACATTCCGTTCTTTATATATCAGGGGAAGAATCAATGAGACAAACGAAGCTAAGGGCCGATCGCCTCGGAGTCACATCAGAAAACTTACTCGTCTATTCTGAAACGGACCTAGAAGAGATCAGTCGAACAATTGAAAAGGAAAACCCGAGTTTTGTCATTGTGGATTCTATCCAAACCATATTCCATCCTCAAGTAACTTCTGCACCAGGAAGTGTTTCTCAAGTAAGAGAGTGTACAGCTGAGCTTATGAGGATAGGGAAGACAAAGGGGATTGCCATTTTCATCGTAGGTCATGTGACAAAGGAAGGCTCGATTGCGGGACCTAGACTTCTCGAACATATGGTCGATACCGTGCTCTATTTTGAAGGAGAGCGTCACCATACGTATCGGATTGTCAGAGCGGTAAAAAATCGTTTTGGTTCCACAAATGAAATGGGAATTTTTGAAATGAAGGAATTTGGATTAGAAGAGGTTCATAATCCATCTGAGATATTCCTTGAGGAGCGATCACAAGGGGCGGCAGGATCGACAGTAGTTGCTTCGATGGAAGGTACACGACCGGTTTTAGTAGAGATACAAGCACTTATTTCACCAACTAGTTTTGGAAATCCTAGGAGAATGGCTACAGGAATTGATCATAACAGAGTTTCACTGTTAATGGCTGTGCTGGAGAAACGAGTTGGGTTGTTGCTTCAAAACCAGGATGCCTACTTAAAGGTTGCTGGTGGAGTGAAGTTGGATGAACCAGCAATTGATTTAGCGGTAGCAATTAGCATTGCTTCAAGTTTCCGTGATAAGCCAACCAGACCAACCGATTGTATTATAGGTGAAGTAGGTTTGACAGGGGAGATAAGAAGGGTATCTAGAATAGAGCAGCGTGTTCAAGAAGCAGCTAAGTTAGGGTTTGAACGAGTCATTATTCCTGCCAATAACATAGGTGGATGGTCAGCCCCAAAAGGGATTCAGTTGATTGGAGTATCTACTGTAGCGGATGCACTAAAAGCGACATTTGAATAA
- a CDS encoding PIN domain-containing protein translates to MLKRIVQACFLITGGTLGIFLISDLLTLISLDDIPLINNHYVTAILGAIIFYLITFWAVEYVVNFVKWVEESLVKVPITDIIFGSVGLVFGLIIAFLVGYALTGIEVPILNTVAPVLLTLLFGYLGFQVGFKKRDELLTLFTKSKKKSSDEEIEAEPTNAKNELKILDTSVIIDGRIADICQTGFLDGTIVIPQFVLEELQHIADSSDVLKRNRGRRGLDILNRIQKELAMNVEIYEGDFEDVQEVDSKLVKLAKLTSGVVVTNDFNLNKVCELQKVAVLNINDLANAVKPVVLPGEEMNVQVIKDGKEHNQGIAYLDDGTMIVVEDGRDYIGKQLDVLVTSVLQTSAGRMIFAKPKLLEKAL, encoded by the coding sequence ATGTTAAAGCGTATTGTTCAAGCCTGTTTCTTAATTACAGGTGGTACTTTAGGGATCTTTTTAATCTCTGATTTATTAACTCTTATCTCATTAGACGACATTCCTCTGATAAATAATCATTATGTTACCGCTATTTTAGGTGCTATTATTTTTTATCTTATTACTTTTTGGGCGGTCGAGTATGTCGTCAATTTCGTGAAATGGGTAGAAGAATCCCTTGTGAAAGTACCTATAACAGATATTATTTTTGGTAGCGTAGGATTAGTGTTTGGATTAATCATTGCCTTTTTAGTTGGTTATGCTTTAACGGGTATTGAAGTACCTATTTTAAATACGGTTGCTCCCGTACTATTGACACTTCTATTTGGTTATTTAGGTTTCCAGGTTGGTTTTAAAAAGAGAGACGAGTTATTAACCCTTTTTACAAAATCGAAAAAGAAGTCTAGTGACGAAGAAATAGAGGCTGAGCCTACTAATGCTAAAAATGAATTAAAAATATTAGATACAAGTGTTATTATTGATGGACGTATTGCTGATATCTGTCAAACAGGTTTCTTAGATGGAACGATTGTCATTCCACAATTTGTCCTTGAAGAATTGCAGCATATTGCTGATTCCTCAGATGTATTAAAGCGAAACCGTGGTAGAAGAGGTCTTGATATTTTAAATCGAATTCAAAAAGAGCTAGCGATGAATGTTGAAATATATGAAGGCGATTTTGAGGATGTACAAGAGGTAGATTCAAAACTTGTTAAGCTTGCTAAGTTAACAAGTGGGGTAGTTGTAACTAATGACTTTAATCTTAATAAAGTGTGTGAACTTCAAAAGGTCGCCGTATTAAACATTAATGACTTGGCAAATGCTGTTAAGCCAGTGGTATTACCTGGAGAAGAAATGAATGTTCAAGTCATTAAAGATGGCAAGGAGCATAATCAAGGGATTGCTTATCTCGATGATGGCACGATGATTGTGGTGGAAGATGGTAGAGATTATATTGGTAAGCAGCTTGATGTATTGGTAACAAGTGTATTACAGACATCAGCTGGTCGAATGATTTTTGCTAAACCGAAGTTACTAGAAAAAGCATTATAG
- the ispD gene encoding 2-C-methyl-D-erythritol 4-phosphate cytidylyltransferase: MSYQVIIPAAGQGKRMRAGKNKVLLQLKDIPILIHTLRVFELDDACKGIILAISAGDEDHFSSLLKKYRIKKVTSLVAGGNERQHSVYNGLQAAKKEGIVLVHDAARPFIEKRVIHELVSVAEKDGAAVVAVPVKDTIKKVNNFEVVETIERSSLWAIQTPQAFRVSLLEEAHNLALVQNFLGTDEASLVERLHIPVKIVEGDYDNIKLTTPEDLYFAEAIIKQRDYQKRGL; the protein is encoded by the coding sequence ATGTCTTACCAAGTTATTATCCCTGCAGCAGGACAAGGGAAAAGAATGCGGGCAGGCAAAAATAAGGTGTTGCTTCAGCTAAAGGATATTCCTATATTAATTCATACTCTGAGAGTATTTGAATTAGATGACGCATGTAAGGGAATTATTTTAGCTATTTCAGCCGGAGATGAAGATCATTTTTCCAGTCTCTTAAAAAAGTATCGAATTAAAAAGGTTACCTCTCTTGTTGCTGGTGGGAACGAAAGACAGCATAGTGTATACAATGGGTTGCAGGCAGCAAAGAAAGAGGGAATTGTACTCGTACATGATGCAGCTAGGCCATTTATTGAAAAAAGAGTGATCCATGAATTAGTATCGGTAGCTGAAAAGGATGGAGCGGCTGTAGTAGCGGTGCCTGTTAAGGATACGATTAAGAAGGTAAATAATTTTGAAGTAGTTGAGACGATTGAGCGTTCAAGCTTGTGGGCCATTCAAACCCCACAAGCTTTTCGCGTGTCGTTGCTAGAAGAAGCTCATAACCTAGCGTTGGTACAGAATTTTTTAGGGACGGATGAAGCCAGTTTAGTAGAACGACTACATATACCTGTAAAAATTGTTGAGGGCGACTACGATAATATCAAACTGACGACACCAGAAGATTTGTATTTTGCAGAGGCAATCATTAAGCAACGTGACTACCAAAAGAGGGGACTTTAA
- the ispF gene encoding 2-C-methyl-D-erythritol 2,4-cyclodiphosphate synthase, which yields MFRIGQGFDVHQLTEGRPLILGGITIPYEKGLLGHSDADVLLHTVTDAVLGAIGEGDIGRHFPDTDPEFKDADSAKLLEHVWSLVENRGYELVNADCTIIAQKPKMAPYIEQMKNRIAELLKATPDQVNVKATTTEKLGFTGRGEGIASQAVVLLKKKEL from the coding sequence ATGTTTAGAATTGGACAAGGATTTGACGTTCATCAGCTCACAGAAGGTAGACCTTTGATATTAGGAGGTATAACGATTCCTTATGAAAAAGGATTGTTAGGGCATTCTGATGCAGATGTCCTTCTTCACACAGTGACAGATGCAGTTTTAGGGGCGATTGGTGAAGGAGATATTGGAAGACACTTCCCGGATACGGACCCAGAGTTTAAGGATGCCGATTCAGCGAAACTTCTTGAACATGTATGGTCATTAGTTGAGAATCGAGGGTATGAGCTTGTGAATGCAGATTGCACCATTATTGCACAAAAACCTAAGATGGCACCATATATTGAGCAAATGAAGAACCGAATCGCTGAATTATTGAAAGCTACACCCGATCAAGTAAATGTGAAAGCAACAACGACAGAAAAGCTTGGGTTTACCGGAAGAGGAGAAGGAATTGCCTCTCAAGCAGTGGTGCTCTTAAAAAAGAAAGAGCTCTAG
- the gltX gene encoding glutamate--tRNA ligase, with amino-acid sequence MSNTVRVRYAPSPTGHLHIGNARTALFNYLFARHQGGKFIIRIEDTDKKRNIAGGEESQLKYLKWLGIDWDESVDVGGSYGPYRQSERNDLYEVYYKQLLEEGKAYKCYCTEEELEAERNEQAEKGEMGGYSGKCRHLTSEQREGLEKEGRQPSVRFLVPEGKVFSFNDMVKGDVSFEADGIGGDFVIVKKDGTPTYNFAVAVDDHLMEITHVLRGDDHISNTPKQMMIYEALGWETPVFGHMTLIVNESRKKLSKRDESIIQFIEQYEELGYLPEALFNFITLLGWSPSGEEEIFSKEELISIFEANRLSKSPALFDKQKLTWMNNQYMKKQEVDVVYELALPHLQKAGLISEAMTPEEIEWTKNLVALYQEQLSYGAEIVELSELFFKEELELEEEAKAVLQEEGVKEVLSTFANEIEKLPSLQPEDVQATLKSVQKATGQKGKKLFMPVRVAATGQTHGPDLPKAIALIGKEKILQRIVSIIG; translated from the coding sequence ATGTCTAACACTGTACGTGTTCGTTATGCACCAAGTCCAACGGGGCATTTACATATTGGAAACGCTCGTACTGCGCTATTTAACTACTTGTTTGCGCGTCATCAAGGTGGAAAGTTTATTATCCGAATTGAAGACACTGATAAGAAGCGTAATATTGCTGGTGGGGAAGAGAGTCAGCTAAAATACTTAAAATGGTTAGGGATCGATTGGGATGAGAGCGTTGATGTCGGTGGATCATATGGTCCATATCGACAATCAGAACGTAACGACTTATATGAAGTGTATTATAAGCAACTTCTAGAAGAGGGCAAAGCTTATAAATGCTATTGTACAGAAGAAGAATTAGAAGCAGAACGTAATGAGCAAGCGGAGAAGGGTGAGATGGGTGGCTATTCAGGCAAATGTCGTCATCTAACGAGTGAGCAGCGTGAAGGTTTAGAAAAAGAAGGCAGACAGCCAAGTGTTCGCTTTCTAGTTCCTGAAGGAAAGGTTTTCAGCTTTAACGATATGGTTAAAGGGGACGTTTCTTTTGAGGCAGATGGAATCGGCGGAGATTTTGTTATTGTAAAAAAGGACGGAACACCAACATATAATTTTGCTGTAGCCGTTGATGATCACTTAATGGAAATCACACATGTGTTGCGTGGTGATGATCATATCTCAAATACACCAAAGCAAATGATGATCTACGAAGCATTAGGTTGGGAAACACCGGTGTTTGGACATATGACATTGATCGTGAATGAAAGCCGAAAGAAGCTGAGCAAACGAGATGAGTCCATTATTCAGTTCATTGAACAGTATGAGGAATTAGGATATCTTCCTGAAGCATTATTTAATTTTATTACTTTACTCGGCTGGTCACCATCTGGAGAAGAAGAGATTTTCTCGAAGGAAGAGTTGATTTCTATTTTTGAAGCGAATCGACTTTCGAAATCTCCGGCTCTATTTGATAAGCAAAAGCTTACGTGGATGAATAACCAATACATGAAGAAGCAAGAGGTTGATGTCGTGTATGAGCTTGCTCTGCCACATCTTCAAAAGGCGGGTCTTATTAGTGAGGCAATGACTCCAGAGGAAATAGAATGGACGAAAAACCTCGTAGCACTTTATCAAGAGCAGTTGAGCTATGGGGCTGAAATTGTCGAGCTATCTGAGTTATTCTTCAAGGAAGAGCTGGAGCTAGAGGAAGAAGCAAAGGCGGTTCTTCAGGAGGAAGGCGTGAAGGAAGTATTATCTACTTTTGCGAATGAGATTGAAAAGCTTCCAAGTCTCCAGCCAGAGGATGTTCAAGCAACGTTGAAGAGTGTTCAAAAAGCAACGGGGCAAAAGGGTAAGAAGCTCTTTATGCCGGTTCGTGTGGCTGCTACTGGTCAAACACATGGTCCCGATCTACCGAAAGCCATTGCGCTAATCGGAAAAGAAAAAATATTACAGCGAATTGTGAGCATTATTGGTTAA
- the cysE gene encoding serine O-acetyltransferase, translated as MFKMLREDVEVVFEQDPAARTYLEVILTYSGLHSIWAHRMAHALYKRKFYFMARVISQVSRFFTGIEIHPGATIGRRFFIDHGMGVVIGETCEIGDNVTVFQGVTLGGTGKEKGKRHPTIKDNALIATGAKVLGSITVGENSKIGAGSVVLKDVPPNSTVVGIPGKVVIRDGKKVEKDLNHCDLPDPTGDRFKALESEINHLRRQLEQVEKERSYEREHSNI; from the coding sequence ATGTTTAAAATGCTAAGGGAAGATGTTGAAGTAGTTTTTGAACAAGATCCAGCGGCAAGGACGTATTTGGAGGTTATCTTAACATATTCAGGTTTGCATTCCATCTGGGCTCATCGAATGGCACATGCTCTATATAAGAGAAAATTTTATTTTATGGCAAGGGTCATTTCGCAGGTAAGTCGCTTCTTCACAGGGATAGAAATTCACCCAGGTGCAACCATCGGAAGACGTTTTTTTATCGATCATGGCATGGGGGTTGTCATTGGTGAAACATGTGAAATTGGTGACAATGTGACGGTGTTTCAGGGAGTTACACTCGGAGGAACTGGAAAAGAGAAAGGAAAGCGACATCCAACGATAAAGGACAATGCTCTTATTGCAACGGGTGCGAAAGTATTAGGGTCAATCACGGTTGGTGAAAATTCTAAGATAGGCGCAGGTTCTGTTGTACTAAAGGATGTCCCTCCGAATTCGACAGTAGTTGGTATTCCTGGGAAAGTGGTAATAAGGGATGGAAAGAAAGTAGAGAAAGATTTAAATCACTGTGATCTACCAGATCCAACTGGTGATCGTTTTAAAGCATTAGAATCCGAAATTAACCATTTAAGAAGACAACTAGAACAGGTAGAGAAGGAAAGGAGTTACGAGCGTGAGCATTCAAATATATAA